Below is a genomic region from Chloroflexota bacterium.
TCTCCTGCTGAACGTGGCTGTCTCGTCTCGGGTTGGGCAGATAGGGCACGTAGATCAGGTTATCGGCGCTGATGGTGCCATAACAGAGAACGTCGAATTTTATCTCACCGGACGACATTGCAAATCTCCACTTTCACCCCATGCCGGCAGCCACGATCTCTCGGTCGGCGCCCCGCTCGATTTCCCAGGGATAGAGTACCCAGGCATCGGTCACGGCCCCGAAGTAATCCGGTGCCGCGTCACGAAACATGCTTTCGGCTGGCTTATAGTGCAACACTGTCAGTTCCGGGTTTCCGCCTACTGTCTCCACCCTGGATTTGACAGTCATGATCGTGCGACCTGAGCTCCAGACATCATCTACCACCAGAGTTCGCCGGCCCCGTAGCAGAGAGTCTCCGGGAAACTGGAGAAAGGTGGGCCACGCCAGGCGTTTCTGAACTCCGGTGTGAAATTCGACTGCCGCCGTCAATATCTCTTTGATGCCAAGCGCTTCACTGAGAATACCTCCAGGTACGATGCCGCCGCGAGTGATCATTAACAGGGAGTCAAAGGTTCCTACGAACTGGGGCAATAATTCCTCGATCACGCGGTCCACATCCGACCAGGACAACACTTCCTTGCGCACAGGTTAACTCCTTGCCACCTTGATGTCCAGCTGGACGGCCAATGCTTGCAGTTCCCGACGCTGCTGATCAGTCAGTTCGATCATGGGAGGACGTACAGCGGTCGGCTCGAGATTGCCGTAGAAGGATACGAGAAACTTTGTCGCGGCCCGCATGGGAAAATCGGAAAGCCATCCCCGCACGGTATCAAGTTGACCCTGGACCTCCGACGGATCCTGGCCATCCTGGATAGCCCGTCTTACCGCCTGAATCAAATTCGGTGTTATGTTTGCCGCGGCTGAAATGGTTCCGCTGACGCCTGCCGCATAGACGTCGCTGGCCAGGTAATCGCTACCGGCAAAGACCTTCAGTTCGGGAAAGTCAACGTTCCAGTGAAGAACACTGTCCAGATCGCCGGAGGAATCCTTGATGCCAGCGACGCAGCCGGGATGGGAACTGGCCAGACCACCAACCACGGAATCCGCGATGGGTACGGCACTCATCTGGGGAAAGTGATAGAGCAGCAATTGTTGCCCCGGTTGCAGCGCGCCATCACAGAGCCGTTGGTAGTAGATTAAAACGCCTTGCGGGGAGACATTTTTGAAGTAGAAGGGAGGAATCACCAGGACAGACAGGGCACCCGCTGCCAACGCGGCGCGGGTCAGTTCGATCGTATCGGTCAGACTGGCACAGCCCGTGCCGGGCACCACAGCCAGGCCATCGGCAGCGTCCACAACCGTATCGACGACAGCCAGGCGCTCGGCAACACTCAAGGAGGGACCTTCTCCATTGGTGCCCAGGGGCACAACGCCATCACAACCCATGGCGCGCAAAAAGGCCAGATGTCCCCGTATCCAACTGTGATCCACAGCACCCGTTTGCCGATCGAAGGGTGTAACTGAGGCGGCGAATACGCCGCTAAGTTCTGCCATCTCAGATCCTTAGCCTGCTACGTTGGGCCATCCGGCCACCAATCAAGCCGCCGAGCACCTGCATGAGGAATCCGGCAATCTCGACAACCGTCAAACCAGTTGAAAAAAGGTTAAGAACGAGTCCAATCAGGCCAACCGTAAGGCCAACTAAAAATCCATGCATGATCGGCTGCCGCTCAGCCCGCGTGGCCACCCGATAGGCAGCCCCCACAGTTGCCAACGATACCAAAAGGGTCAGCGCCGGCACAAAATCGCGCGATTGATCCAGGACCAGGATCCGGGCGAAAAAAGCAATCGCCAATCCCAGAAGCCACACGTAGACCGAGTGCAGGATCACACCTGACCAATTAATCTCTCGCCAATCCACCGATCCCATGCCGGACTCCCAATCGCACAGCATCTCAAAGATGCCAGGCATTGTACCATACTCCCATCGGATGCCAAAGCAAGATTGCTTTGACGGGTATATTTTGGAGGCTGCCAACGGTGTCGAAATGTGTTATAATCTAAAAAGAAATCACCGTTCGAAACACAGGTCCGGACACCCATGTTCGACTGCAGAAAGGCTCCCCGATCATGATACGGGCAAACAGAAAAGACAATCATCGATCTACAGGAAGAGCGTCAATAAACACGCTCATTATTATGTTCACGTTGTTCCTGATCGCTGCTCTCGCTGCTTGCACAGGTATTGAGCCAGTTCAGCCCCCCCTGATCTCCACAACGGAGCCCTCCCAGCCGGTGGAAAAGAAGTTGGATGACCAGTTGCGGGACCTGTTGCGTGCCCAGGACATCACCTCTCTTGACCCGGGACCCTCACCCGAGCCAGGTAAAGTGGCATTGGG
It encodes:
- a CDS encoding phosphoribosyltransferase family protein is translated as MRKEVLSWSDVDRVIEELLPQFVGTFDSLLMITRGGIVPGGILSEALGIKEILTAAVEFHTGVQKRLAWPTFLQFPGDSLLRGRRTLVVDDVWSSGRTIMTVKSRVETVGGNPELTVLHYKPAESMFRDAAPDYFGAVTDAWVLYPWEIERGADREIVAAGMG
- a CDS encoding dihydrodipicolinate synthase family protein; the encoded protein is MAELSGVFAASVTPFDRQTGAVDHSWIRGHLAFLRAMGCDGVVPLGTNGEGPSLSVAERLAVVDTVVDAADGLAVVPGTGCASLTDTIELTRAALAAGALSVLVIPPFYFKNVSPQGVLIYYQRLCDGALQPGQQLLLYHFPQMSAVPIADSVVGGLASSHPGCVAGIKDSSGDLDSVLHWNVDFPELKVFAGSDYLASDVYAAGVSGTISAAANITPNLIQAVRRAIQDGQDPSEVQGQLDTVRGWLSDFPMRAATKFLVSFYGNLEPTAVRPPMIELTDQQRRELQALAVQLDIKVARS